Below is a genomic region from Helianthus annuus cultivar XRQ/B chromosome 2, HanXRQr2.0-SUNRISE, whole genome shotgun sequence.
ttttaccacagatggtgcagctctcaGCAAATTCAATCACACTTGTTTTGTTGAGATAATATGCTTTtaaatgaaaacaatcttttgttataTGGTCTTTCTTTTCACAAAGATCACAAAAAAggtttttgatcttttccctCTTCTTTATCTTTTCAGattccttagcaacagagttttgaaccactgttgggatatctttgagtGGAATGACTTTTGCCTtgggagcttttacaccatcagtggttgtgaaatccattggtttaaagttttcaaggatgtcacactcatcagaccatgtgggtttaaattggtatttctcaatttcctcaaaagttgaggaccccacagatctttctagagttattttgttaccaagtttatcagttattttaacctcttggccatccttgtttgtgggaataacTTCAACAGTGGATTGAACAGATTCTTTTAAAGCATTGTTTTtaaatttcatcatgttttctaaaaccaatACCAAATTGACAttgcttttgatctgtttttcaagcatgacctcataacctttgcatgattccacccatttctcacaaatgatttgggtggattccaactcctttttacaaacctggtatttttctaccattgtTTGGAGTTGGttcttggttatgctttgctcttcttttaaACTACAGATTTCTTTATCCTTTTCAGCTagtttgtttttaagttctttaaagacttttcaaattttacttcatcattcaacactctatccctaaggttttcattcacctctttaatgttagcaaatgctatgatgcatttgtctgaacacagattttcaagaacctgagatgataccttagctgcagccatcatggcacaatcacattgatgatcattttcttcatcagctctctcttctttctcaccttctttcttctcttctttttcttcttctttggaccaggggtcaaCCAATGGTTCAATCAAGGTTTCttaattttctcccagcagtagttcaccagcaacagcagtaaccattgcttcagcaacttcatccactgttttaGCACTTGTTTGCCCCTTTTCAGCATCTAGctcttctggtattgactctaatgccataagACAGaattcatcattagaagcatcattagtagcatagagtgcaaaattttcatcccCTAGCTCATTAGGtaagctgctccagtcaacaaagccttgggtgaaaaagctttgctaaTCTGGTTGAACCACTGCTGGTGGTGCAGCTTGTTGTGGTGCAACTAGTTGCACTTGAACCTGAGGTACAGGagcctgaacatactgaatttgagggacagtggtttgaacataatgcacaggaacagggtttgcataatgagcagtgtttacatgggcAGGGGTATAATGGGAATAGTGCACAGTGCTTTGATTTTGTGGcctagggtttgagctgggatgagtaacaattggaccagtagtttgactcctacattccctagcaaagtgtcctagcctattgcacttatagcacttgatcttagatttatccaaccccacttttaaattcccatgtaaccctgggaattttctccctgtccttttgtaaaatttgcttgttcttacactaagcaatgccaattgatgcaaaatatCCATTTCTTCAAGGTCAGTTGGATCAAAGTGCTGTGagtcattgagttcaaagcacaagttatctgacatctggttttcaccaTTTACAgtaaaagcataatttgcagagtgagaatcagagttatTAAAGTTTCCACCAATAGTTATATCAATAAAATGATTATAACTCTaatccttactactgctaccagattcttcctaaccaaaaagagttgtgctgccaaatgaataatcatcagcaactttaccagactcttgcaacttctttttctggtttaactccctttcataggtcaggagtctaccatgaagttgagtcagggtcagatctttgaactcagcatAGTTTCAAGTTACAAAGGCAATTGTATCacatttttcaggtagtgatctaaggaacctgctattttgtgtgGAATTAgcaaatgtaaccttaacaagacttaactcactaatgagacaactgaatcgctcaaactgttaagtcaatgattcacccttaatatgaaaaaaggtttcatactgctgattcagaatttccctattattttcaaaaacttcttcagttcccccaactgttccttaagtgcatcccatatttccttggcactgttacagtgtaacagcccagcataaatttcattgggtaatgcagatgcaatgatgctaaatgctttggaaTCGAGTTcgaatttttgaaaatcagtttcaatatagttttcaggttttttaggttcgaacttctttgtatcctcagcacttggcaccatgggaacatgtggtctaaaaacaacagatctccaacatccagtattctgttgagcaaggatgtgacccatccttctctcccagatgttatATTCATTACttttaagcatgggtggtttgaaaagtgagtcgatgttattcttatcatcttgtgattgtgacgtcatcctggttgttttacaggcactgattaatcaactttggtggtgattaaaccttgctctgtatttcaacaaaacgaacaatgatgtgtgtaaaatgcaacatataaattacatcaaataaggcataaaactaaccctttttaagtactaatgttggaaaaagagtgtttttgtcttccttttgtattttcaggatgaaatgagctcaaattcacaaaagaagcaaaaagacagctaattctaacataaatacaagaaaaggaataaaagtagactgcccgaaccctcaacggcatcctcccaagcgaaGAAGAGAAAatagaagcctgaacacgcctcgtgctcagccagcacggggccgtgcccaagaagcagcagaaaagataaacctgtagaagcttctattgcccaccacggggccgtgtccagtgagcacgggggcgtggcaaaAGTACAGCaagcgcattaattgtaattgcgaattacaattaatgaagagagagagtgtcagacgggcacgggggcgtgtccagcggacacggggccgtgcccagccttctgttcagcctataaataggattgcttggtttcattccaactcatcccttggcacaccacctctctcacacttcatccaccacccaccaccatcataacatcatcatccaccaccatcatccattgtccatcgtagagtgtgtgagtcgtctcgggatccaagattgatagtaagagttcttgacaatcaaggccatgtttgcctaagtctcttacatcacttggtgaagacaagtgtttagtataatactttttatttttaatcttttgcactttttatttggttttgtattaatgactttaataactagttgcttatgttgaaggtgatctttccttatcgtttgtccgtggtgtcttggcattattttactgtctatataaaataaaagattttcaccattcatatctccacggtctatatggtggtatgttggctacctggtcgggggttaaaggaacggtttggtaagggtcttgcccttgttcagcgtttagaggtcctgcaagggacctgggtcaaatttagtaggatctccttcaatgcccataggtattggatggcggggatccaaactctttgaccccctcgtaagttaactactattaatactataacccggctatttaggactgtatccctgctgactcagactacttagccgagggtaacgtcaccgccaaaagcggggcctaccacaatttgcattaataacttaattcattatcttccaataatccaaccctttaggattgtatccttgctgactcaaactactgggttgagggtaacgtcgctttcaaaagaggggcctactacaataactaagataatctcttaaacaagtgcaaaagtgcgaaaataatcaaaggttatactaatacacgagtcggatccaagtgattcatcttgtctatctgtttttattttaccttatttttcagcatttagttagtttttattttcttagtttaaaaaaaaacatttttctaactttttgatttgattagacgttgaggataaaccggtactaaaagctcttgtgtccttggacgacctcggtatcttaccaacactatactacgtccacgatgggtgcacttgcccatatgtgtgtttagtgttagtgaatatcgtgttttataaatttaaaacttggctaaaggtgtaaaaaagggcttaattatatatctaaattatatacacacctaCACACATCAAACAACTATTagtatcaacgattgtgagctgaactacttatgtcaaaatgattgttaaatcaaatttaaCTGTCCGAGCTCTggtaccaattgttaggatctgagtttggattgattgtgttttacgtttgaaataAGATGAATGACTAATGCAGCAGaatataaatggaaacaaactttgcacacaatcatacaggagaattgctttcaacatacaagtttaacattgaactgaatgcttgaatttattacaagattcaattacaatatgcaagtatgtaacaaactccccctcagcctgagctcacagtgattgTTCGTACAGGAATGAAAGTGATGAAGAGAGCTAATAGAAGAGTACAGGGTActattctatttataggcacgcccaaccactgtggcatctttgatgacgtcaccatgaaagtgacatctagcctcctaacaaactctaacaactgatctgatacaaacactgctatgctaactactgattacaatacattatataaaacaaactaaactacttctttatccttccactgttgtgactccagCTGTACTTGatatcttcagcagtacttgacccatagcagtagattgatcagcagagctttagtcttcatcagtctttgacttgatcagcagttgtaaagatcagtagattggaggtcatcagatgttgaaattactttcaaggggagagacttgtatacataacatctgcttattttggattcactgctctgatccagttttggctttaattatttgttcctctgatagggttcaatcccaatatatctagtatctctatctgATACTATAGACAATGGGACTCATTGAAGAGACACAATGTTGTCAACATACAACTTAGCTAGCTTGTCGGAATTATATGTTTCCTTAATTGGCAAGAGGTACGCCGACTTAGTCAGttgactatgacccatatcgtgtcATTGCCACGATTGGTCTTAGGTAACTTGGTAATCAGATCCATTGTTAGCATCTCCCATTTCTAGGTGGGAATTTCTAGTTGTTGTAGCAGACTAGACGGtctctgatgttcagccttaacttgcgAACATGTTAGGCATTTCGCTACATGGGTGGCTATGGACTTTTTCATGCCCATCCACCAAAAGTTCTTTTTCAAGTCTTAGTACATCTTGTCTCCACCGGGATGTACTGAATATTTTGAGTTATGTGATTCTTCAAGAATAAACTCTCTGAGTTCTCCATAGATGGGAACCCAGATTCTTTCATTCAAATTTAGGATTTCATCCTTTCCAGGTGTTTACTGTTTAACAGTTCCACCTAATCCTTCAGTCTGAGCATTCACCTCTAACAAGGCTTGCTTATGAGCCTCTAATAGCTTTTCAGTTAAGCTAGCCCGTagctcaatgcttttggcattaaGCCTAATTGGTTTAACtctttccttacgacttaaggcattgacaacgacatttgccttaccaggatggtaacgaatctcacattcgtaaatcatttaaagtttccatccaacgacgttaTCGCATGTTAAGATCTTTTTTATTAAAAAGACGTTGGAGACTTGTATGGTCCCTGTATATAATACACTTTGtgcatacaagtaatgtctccacaactttaaTGCAAacacaaccgcacccaattctagatcatgggtggtataattcttttcatttATCTTAAGTTGTCGTGATGAATAGGCTAtcactttgcctctttgcatgagcacacaacccatTCCTGTGTGCGAAGCATCATAGTACACGACAAAGTCTTCAATCGCCTCAGATAGGGTTAAGACAAGAACATTGCTTAGTTTCTGCTTCAGAATCTCAAAGGATTCTTTCTGCTTAGGACCCTAGTCAAATTTTACATTCTTGCGGGTCAGCGCAGTCAAAGGAGTGGGAATTCgagagaagttctcaatgaaccttctataatagccagccaatcctaagaaaccgCGGATTTCTATAGGGGTTTTGGGTGCTTCCCAATTCATGATAGCTTCagtcttagcgggatccacttggataccacgctcattgatcatgtgtcctaagaattggacTTCGCGGAGCTAAAactcacatttagagaacttagcATAGAGTTTCTCCTGTTGTAGCAGACCGAGTATACGCCGGAGATGTTTCTCATGATCATCCTTGCTGCGTGAGTATATAAgtatatcatctatgaagacaatcacaaacttatctaagtacggcttgcagactctattcataagatccatgaatgttgcaggtgcattcgtGAGCCTAAAAGGCATCACAAGGaattcatagtggccgtatctAATTCGAAACGCAGTTTTCAGAACTTATTCACTTCGGACTTTCAATtcatgataaccagacctcaaatcaatctttggGAAGTaactagctccttgcaattgatcgaacagatcgtcgatccttggcaaaggatatcgaCTCTTAATCGTGATCTTATTTAGTTCACGGGAGTCAATGCACATTTGCATTGAACCATatttctttttgacaaagagaATAGGAGCTCCACAGGGCGAGGAACTCGGCTGAATAAAGCCCTTCCCTAAAAGCTCTTCCAGTTATGCCTTCAGCTCCTTCATCTCAGTGGGTGCTAATGGTAAGGAGCTCTGGCTATAGGAGCTGATCCAGGCAAGATGTCGATTCTAAACTCAACTTTCCTATCCGAGGGAAGACCGGGTAAATCCTCGGGGAAAACATCAGGGTACTCCGAGATGATTgtaatgtcttcgatcttcggcttcggttcGTCAATAGTTACCTgcgccatgtaaatgacacatcctctTTTCAAGCACTTGGATGCCTTAATAAGAGACGCTTTCTTGGGCAATCCATAGTGTTAATCTCCACGAATAGTGAGTATATCACCAGATGGGGATTTAATTTCGATAAGTTTCTTATCGTAAGCAATGCGGGCTTGGTTATAagctaaccaatccatgcctaaaactatatcgAATCCCGCGAGATTCATAGGTAAAAGATTAATAGGGATAgatttgttcttgatggatatagcGCATCCATCAAGAATCGTGGAAGCTATTCTATGCTACCATCGACCATTTCGACCTCATAAGTAATATCTAAGGTTTCTTAAGGGCAGGTTTAGAAGTTTGCTAAATTTATAGTCAACGAAGCTCTTATCAGCTCCGGAATCAAATATGACTCTAGCAAatatatcatttacgagaaacgTACCCGTAATGACATTCGCATCTTTAACTGCTTCCCTTACAGTCAGCTGAAAGGCTCTAGCATTGCCTTTCTTGGCTTCAGTGGCCTTGTTCTTGGCGTCAGTTTCCCATTTCGAGAAGTGGGTCTTTATATGCCCTTTCTCGCCCCACCGATAACAGTTTCCGTTTTTCAGATCTTTGCACTCATGGGATTTGTGGTCCATCTGCTTACAGATGCCACAACCTTTGGGTTTATTATGTTGAAGTTTTCCAAAATGCCATTTCCCACAGGTTTTACACTTGGGTTTTGCCTCATTCGGTTTGGACTGGTAACAATTCAAACCAGTCTTACCCTTCTTAAAATCCCTACTAGAGGTGTCATCATGCTTCCGCTTGTGATCGCCCTCAGCCTTGGTTGCTCTCACTCTTTTCTCATCTTCAGTGAGAGATAAGGCGAGATCCACAGCAGATCTAaatgttgcaggtttggaagattTAACCATCCCCTTGATTTCTTGAGCGAGTCCTCTGATGAATCGCGCAATGCACCTAGACTCATGGGTAATCAGATAAGGAATGAGTCTTGAGAGAGAGTTGTAATAAGATACGTAAGCTCGACAGTTGAGAGTTTTCATTGTCAGTTTCAGAAAGTCAGATTCAACTTTCTCCACCTCCTGAGGTGGGAAGTATGTCTCACAGATTAGTTCCACGAATTTGGTCCAGCTTAGGTTGTACAGTGCAACCTTGCCCGTTTATTGGATCAGTGCCTTCCACCAGGTTAGAGCATCCTCGTTGAAGGATTGGGACACGTATTTGATAGTGTCCTTAGTGGCATAACCGCTTATATCAATAACGGTTTCCATGTCATCGAGCCACTTTAAAGCATCAATGGCTACCTTCTTCACCCGTAAAGTCACGTGGTTTACATGAGACGAAATATTATAGGTGCACCCCTCTTTAGAGTTACGTGGCTTAGTTCTGACAACACTCTTGATGCTCTGCTCACTTTTAGTTGAGGAGTAGTGAGACTTTTCGGTTTTATGAGTTGTTGTGTGAGGTTTAGGaacatatttttgttttagtACTGATGGCCCCGACCCTCTAAATGTAGCTATAAATTCAGCCATAGCTTTACCGACTTCATCGGCAATCATGGGTCAAAGATTATTGTCTTCTTCCATACGGTCTCGGTGCTCATAGTTGTCACTATCGTTTTTCTTAGTTATATCGCCAATATTTAGGCTTGCCATTAGTTCAGTTGACGTGTGAGGGTGTGGTTAtaatttttagatatattttaaacactttttacacGCGAATCacgttttaaattttataaaacacgatttaatactatcactctacacatgttagggcaagtgcacccatcgcggatgtagtatagtgatggcaagataccgaggtcgtctaaggacacaagatCTTTTGGTACcggcttatcgttaacgtctaatctaaccaaatcttgataaaaaaagttttgaaagttttaaaaagataaactagaaaataaaaataaaataaaaggaaaaacaaatagacaataaggaatcacttggttccaactcctcttttatgtatcctttaatgatttccgcactttgggcattttatgagattatctttaagttataATAGTAGGCCCCCTTCGaggcagcgttaccctcaacctattggtctgagtcacAAGGGATATAGTCCCACAAGGTTGGATtactgaaagataattaagtaagttattaatgagaaaagtggtaggcccccttccaggcaacgttaccctcaacctattggtctgagtcagcaaggatacagtcccgcaaggtcggtttaatattttaatagtagtttatagataagggattcaagtgGTTCTTACTTCTCTCGAGGCGATTAAGATCTACCTCTCATTaagtcctactaagcttgaaccaggttctcatctatacactgaacgagacaacaatttacccaaccacccttgtaacccccttccaggcagttaacatgctttatatagaccgtaaagacacgaatgagtgaatcaacaaaacatgaagaatgatTAAGTAAAATTCATCTTCAATATAGAAAACTAGTTGTTAAAGtaattaatacatacccaaataaaaaggagccaaaggttggaaatcaaaaagtaatacataaaagatttgtcttcaccaagtgatgtaagagtttagccaagcatggccttcgtttgacaagaactcttactatcgatcttggatcccaagactactacacactctaaaagatggaaaatggatgatggtggtgggtgttggtgttgtagtggtggtggagttgttgcaagtgtgagagaagtggtttgtcaagggatgagttggaatgaaaccaagcacccctatgtATAGCTGGAAACAGAGCATCAACATGGCCTTGTGCCCatctggcacggccccgtggccttCATTCTCTCTCCTCTTCATTAACTCCAGTGTCAGGTATTGTACTAACACGGCCCtgtgtgtcaacggcacggccATGTGGCCattgtacttgctgtactatctAAGATTCTACAAATCTGGGAGTTGACCATAGCCACGTGTCTCTTGTCTGCTTctggttgtctttttcttcatggaatctcgagttgggcacagccccgtgttagCTTTCTGACTTGTTGTTTTTTGCCTTGGGGTGAAACTCGGAGGGTCGGTATGAAGTGTCAACTTCTcttcttttgtatttatgttggtttttgcctTTAATTTGCTCCTTTTgcacatttaagctcttttaatcctgaaaatcaaaagtatacaaagaaaaCACACAACATTAGTACGAAAAATGGTTGTTTTTATACCTTAGGTGATAccatttatatgttgcattttacacatatcATCAGTTGAGAGCTATATGGCCATCAGTAAGATTTTGGGATATTAGTAGCGGATTAATCAAATAATGGAAAATAAACTTGAAACTGGATTTcattgtgacaactgtcaaaaatccaggtatccgtacaatttaattaaccatgattagtgcttaatgactgtgctgaattacaattaattgctttctgattactgtatcatacttacatgtgcatcacatattgcataatgtcacatcatatttacATGCAAACCACATTGACATcaatgatgcacaaagcacagttagcacagttagcggataactcagaaaaatgctgacagaactcagcacatagacagacaatgttttgagaccgagtatgggccagagactaagtactacactagtatggcatgtagggaagtaaggaccacaaaactgcatttttaagtgatagtttaagtgccggaaagtgcctaaaactcacccaaagtgctAAATTCAGCATAAATCAGCAAAAACCAGCATTTTAACaagctagtaacatgcaaaaatatgactaaatggtcctgaatgctttcctaagtgtcgggaattaaaagtgtcacaaaagggtacatataGAACAATAAACAATATAGTTTAGCAcattaacgaaccggtatctaaccgaacaaccggacactacccgaaacaccaaaattacaccagaagcattgttttaacatttctaagctagttatgggccccgaacaccctaacacactatataacacataATATGCATAACCACCTAAGCATACACTTAGAATCTAACTAAATCTCCTAACATTCCATCACAAcccaaccaagaccccccccccttgtGTGGACAGTCACCAAGGGTAGACCCACCCTTGATTTCACTAGATCTTAATTGATTTACTAATGGATCTTGATTTGTACTTAAGGGACACATTACCCATTGGTTAATCTCTACACTTGGATATAAGAAGAACATATAGGATCATTCCCTCAttatcacacacacacaacacacactaacTCTCTCCCTCCTCTCTTCTTCTTCACGGCCGAA
It encodes:
- the LOC110932982 gene encoding uncharacterized protein LOC110932982 — protein: MKTLNCRAYVSYYNSLSRLIPYLITHESRCIARFIRGLAQEIKGMVKSSKPATFRSAVDLALSLTEDEKRVRATKAEGDHKRKHDDTSSRDFKKGKTGLNCYQSKPNEAKPKCKTCGKWHFGKLQHNKPKGCGICKQMDHKSHECKDLKNGNCYRWGEKGHIKTHFSKWETDAKNKATEAKKGNARAFQLTVREAVKDANVITGTFLVNDIFARVIFDSGADKSFVDYKFSKLLNLPLRNLRYYL